A part of Paraliobacillus zengyii genomic DNA contains:
- a CDS encoding DNA-methyltransferase produces the protein MNIKQNVIYNMDCIEGMKQIPNKSVNMILCDLPYGTTNCRWDEIIPFDSLWKQYKRVIKDNGAIVLTASQPFTTKLIGSNMSWFRYEWIWKKGKHTTGFQNAKKMPLKNHENICVFYKKLPTYHPQGVVPLLKVRKGQRKKIGGIFKENDTSLMKEYTTTHTNYPKSILDFSRDSKTFHPTQKPLVLFEHLIKTYTNRGDVVLDNCMGSFTTAVACDNTKRNWIGFELEEEYCIKGMNRININREKLELPLVNITKG, from the coding sequence ATGAATATTAAGCAAAATGTGATTTACAATATGGATTGTATTGAAGGGATGAAACAAATACCTAACAAATCAGTTAATATGATTCTATGTGACTTGCCATATGGCACTACTAACTGTAGATGGGATGAAATAATTCCGTTTGATAGTTTGTGGAAACAATATAAAAGAGTTATAAAAGATAATGGAGCTATTGTGCTAACCGCAAGCCAACCATTTACTACTAAGTTAATAGGGAGTAATATGAGTTGGTTCCGTTATGAATGGATTTGGAAAAAAGGAAAGCATACGACAGGTTTTCAAAATGCAAAAAAAATGCCTTTAAAAAATCATGAAAATATCTGTGTATTTTATAAAAAGTTGCCTACTTATCATCCGCAGGGAGTAGTTCCGCTTTTGAAGGTTAGAAAAGGACAACGTAAAAAGATTGGTGGTATATTTAAAGAAAACGATACAAGCTTGATGAAAGAATATACAACGACACATACAAACTATCCTAAATCTATTCTTGATTTCTCTAGAGATAGTAAGACGTTTCATCCTACTCAAAAACCATTGGTTCTGTTTGAACACCTAATTAAAACATACACAAACAGAGGAGATGTTGTTCTTGATAATTGTATGGGATCATTCACGACTGCAGTTGCTTGTGACAATACCAAAAGAAATTGGATTGGGTTTGAGCTAGAAGAAGAATATTGCATTAAAGGTATGAATCGAATTAATATAAACCGAGAGAAATTAGAATTACCATTAGTAAATATCACTAAAGGATAG
- a CDS encoding HNH endonuclease gives MGIKLSNEFHPYPKSKQLGLKSKKKRKSKDFTQAIKLAIFIRDNSRCVKCGSHKIENVPHHIIYKSQGGLGTKYNGATTCRTCHDWAHHKCQGPNGEPSSEGRKWFENWQQNKLDKDGDLL, from the coding sequence ATGGGAATAAAGCTAAGTAATGAATTTCATCCGTATCCGAAGTCAAAGCAGTTAGGACTGAAATCAAAGAAGAAGCGGAAGAGTAAAGATTTTACACAAGCTATTAAACTAGCAATCTTTATACGTGATAATTCTCGTTGTGTAAAATGTGGTAGTCATAAAATTGAGAATGTACCACATCACATTATCTATAAAAGTCAAGGCGGGTTAGGTACCAAATATAATGGAGCCACAACGTGTAGAACTTGCCATGATTGGGCACATCACAAGTGTCAAGGACCTAATGGTGAGCCATCAAGTGAAGGGCGTAAATGGTTTGAAAACTGGCAGCAGAATAAACTTGATAAAGATGGGGATCTGCTATGA
- a CDS encoding XtrA/YqaO family protein produces MRLEKLIIKQGAEKFNIEIPIKEGNWPFIVVYCEGIAKKTYLPGHGETKIITHQGTVKRVKVEEGENF; encoded by the coding sequence ATGAGATTAGAAAAATTAATTATAAAGCAAGGTGCAGAAAAATTTAACATAGAAATTCCAATAAAAGAAGGAAATTGGCCGTTTATTGTCGTATACTGTGAAGGTATAGCAAAAAAGACCTACTTACCTGGACATGGTGAAACAAAAATTATAACTCATCAAGGCACTGTAAAACGTGTGAAAGTGGAAGAAGGAGAGAATTTTTAA